A genomic region of Rhipicephalus sanguineus isolate Rsan-2018 chromosome 1, BIME_Rsan_1.4, whole genome shotgun sequence contains the following coding sequences:
- the LOC119372136 gene encoding alpha-(1,3)-fucosyltransferase C-like gives MYHLRRKLQEIGDAINAWTQRHPILHITSVTALGIIWLVILLSSQLPKSHWLPWKEREECGQASRLRILLWSPSLHRHGAETLNNSESHIDSLDKGCHVTEDRGLVYHSDAIVFDANSFRSDDFPTYRHQGQAWVFWATDSPDGAASRYLPRTAPPFNWTMGFRQDADIVLPYRIWTRIAEPVTDTQHDLPSVYINKTKNAVWLISECEQDELEHPRGPENSRWRGTERFVKELLDEMYVDLIPKCGAEYCSSRDECLSIFQEAYFFIFVMESSPCFQHPAEMIYDALKYTIVPVYFGMASFGTSLPPHSFLDTTGMKDAKGIVSGLGKVRSLLKLYSAFFLRRSHYQVKVPSNNLDALCRALQIQLIKSSYTDIVSWWLGRATCPAFTQTYSPSTTETNDYTERSSSLRGL, from the coding sequence ATGTATCACCTGCGTAGAAAGCTGCAAGAAATTGGAGATGCGATCAATGCTTGGACACAACGTCACCCGATCCTTCACATCACATCTGTGACCGCTTTGGGTATCATCTGGTTAGTCATCCTATTGTCCAGCCAACTACCCAAGAGTCACTGGTTGCCCTGGAAGGAGCGCGAGGAATGCGGACAAGCTTCTCGCCTCCGAATCCTGCTCTGGTCGCCCTCGCTTCATCGACACGGCGCGGAGACGTTGAACAACAGTGAGTCCCATATCGACAGCCTCGACAAGGGTTGCCACGTCACAGAGGACCGCGGCCTTGTCTACCACAGCGACGCCATCGTATTTGACGCCAACAGTTTTCGTTCAGACGACTTTCCTACTTACCGGCACCAAGGGCAAGCGTGGGTCTTCTGGGCGACTGATTCTCCCGATGGAGCGGCTTCGCGATACCTGCCACGCACGGCTCCACCATTCAACTGGACCATGGGCTTCAGGCAGGACGCAGACATCGTACTCCCTTACAGAATCTGGACAAGAATAGCTGAACCAGTCACGGATACCCAGCATGATCTTCCCAGTGTCTATATCAACAAAACGAAAAACGCCGTTTGGTTGATAAGCGAGTGCGAGCAAGATGAACTCGAGCATCCGAGAGGCCCCGAGAACAGTCGCTGGCGTGGCACCGAACGCTTTGTCAAAGAACTCTTGGACGAGATGTACGTCGACCTCATCCCCAAGTGCGGCGCTGAATATTGCAGTTCCCGTGACGAATGCTTGAGCATCTTCCAAGAGGCCTATTTCTTCATCTTCGTAATGGAGTCGTCTCCCTGCTTCCAGCATCCCGCCGAAATGATTTACGACGCGCTTAAGTATACCATCGTGCCGGTATATTTTGGTATGGCCAGTTTTGGGACGTCACTGCCGCCACATTCCTTTCTTGATACTACAGGAATGAAGGACGCGAAAGGCATCGTCAGTGGTCTTGGCAAGGTTCGCAGTTTGCTTAAATTATACTCTGCTTTCTTTTTGCGGCGAAGTCACTACCAGGTTAAAGTGCCATCGAACAACCTGGACGCCTTGTGTCGCGCGCTGCAGATTCAACTGATAAAAAGTAGCTACACCGATATCGTTTCTTGGTGGCTAGGCCGCGCGACATGCCCTGCCTTTACACAGACTTACAGTCCAAGCACTACGGAAACTAACGATTATACCGAACGCTCAAGTTCATTGCGAGGCCTGTAA